From Spirosoma agri:
CTTCGAGAAGGATAGGCACTTCACCGTAGATAACCGCCAGTCGCCAGTAGACGAAGCCGCGCAGAAAGTACGCTTCGCCCAGGCTGCGGTTGCGGATGCTCTCGTCCATCGTCACCTTCGGCGCATTGATCAGCACGGCGTTGGCGCGGGAAATCACTTCGTACTTCGTCGACCAAGTGTTTAGAATGTGGGTGTTGGTTGGATCGAAGGTGAACAGCTCAAGCGATGTTTCATCAGGATGGTCGCCCGCCCGGTTCATGTCGTCGGAGCAGTTGTCGAAAGTATATTCGGTATGGGCGAAACCGTCTTCATCGAGCAGGGGCGCGTAAATCGCGTTGGTCGCCGAGACGACGTCGTCGCCATTACGCCAGAACTTGTTCGATGCTGTCAGGCCGTAGGGCGTCGATTCGAGCAGGTTTTTCTGGCAGCCGGTCAGGCTCATAATAAGCAGCATACTGGCTAGTACAGGTATATGTTTCATCGGAAGAAATGCCATGTTAAAGTGTCGTTTCAGACAGAATTCGGTGGATTTAAAAAGCCAGTGTCGCGCCCAGCGTGAACGTACGAGCCTGCGGGTACTGTGCGTAGTCGACGTTTTGCTGCGCGTACTGCCCCTGCGACCGGTCGCCGTCGGCAAAGCCCAGTTCGGGGTTCAGGCCGGAGTACTTCGTGAACGTAAACACATTCTGTCCCGTCACGTACACACGCGCCTGCAACAGGCCGAGCCGGCTCATCAGCGGTTTGGGCAGCGTATAGCCTAGGGTCAGGTTTTTCAGCCGTAGAAAGTCGCCCCGCTCAATGAACAGGTCGGAGGTGCGAAAGTTGCGGTTCGAGTTGTTGATGCTGACGCGCGGGATGCTGTTGCTTGTGTTCGGACCCGTCCAGCGATTGGCTTCGTTGGCGTAGAGGTTAAACGAGTAGCTGGCGTCGAGCCCCTGCATTCGGTCGGCGTTGTAAATGTCGACGCCACCTTGTCCGAGGAAAAACAGCGTCAGGTCGAAGCCCTTGTACGTCAGGCCCGTGTTCAGGCCGTACGTAACTTTCGGTTGAGGACTGCCCAGAATCGTACGGTCGTTGTTGTCGATCACGCCGTCGCCGTTCAAATCCTGGAAGCGTACGTCGCCGGGGTGAATCAGGCCCTGAGCCCGGCGTGGGTCATTGGCCAATGCCGGGTCGGCGTCGATCTCGCCCTGCGTCTGATAGAGGCCGTTGGTCCGCCAGCCATAGAACGTGCCGTACGCGTAGCCTTCGTAGCTGCGGGTAATTTCCTGATCGGTACGCCCGTAGGTCTGCGACCCCAGGAAGCTGCCCGGCGTTAGGAGCTTGGTGATCCGGTTCTTGATGAACGTCGCGTTGCCGCTGACCGACAGGGTTAGGTCGCCGACTTTCTGCTGATAGCTCAGTTCCAGTTCAAGACCCTGGTTACGAAGCTGCCCTACGTTCTGATCGGGAATGGAGGCCCGGCCCAGCGTGCCCAGCGACGGGGGCGACAGCAGCATGTTCTTCGTATCTTTGATAAAGTAGTTGATCGACGCCTGAATCCGGTTTTGCAGGAAGCCCGCGTCGAGTCCGAAGTTGCTCATCTCAGCCGTTTCCCAGCCGATATTCGCGTTGGCCAACCGTCCCTGCGCCGAACCCGACGTGTTCTGATCGCCGAATGAGTAGCGGTAGTTCGAGTTGATGAGCGCCAGATATTGCAGCGAACTGATGTTCTGATTACCCAGCTGACCCCAGCCGCCGGTTAGTTTCAGGTTGCTGACGGTCGACAGGGCGTTCTTGAAAAAGGGTTCGTCGGAGATGCGCCAGCCCAGCGAGAAGGCGGGGAAGTAGCCCCATTTGTTGCCCGGTGCGAATTTCGACGAGCCATCGGCGCGGAAGGTAGCCGTCAGCAGGTAGCGATCTTTGTACGCGTAGGTGCCCCGGCCGAACACCGATTGCAGCGCGTCGTAGCTGCGGCCCCCGTCCTGCCCGTTGCCAATGGCGACAATCGAACCGGCGTAGCGCATGTACCGCAGGTCGGCGTCTTCACTGGCGAATTCTCGGCCCCGCGTTCCCGAATACAGGTCGTTGAATGTCTGCGAGGTGTAACCGCCCACCAGCCCGACCGTGTGCTGACCAAACGATTTATCGTACGACAGAAAGTATTCCTGCAAAAACGCCCAGTACTTGTCGTTGGTGAGCGTCAGCTGGTTATACTGATTGGTGCGGTACTGATCGATGATTTTGACGCCAAATTCACGCGTGTTGGTAAAGGTCGCGTCGAGGGCGAGATTGGCGCGGGCTTTGAGTCCTTTCACGATCTCGAACTCACCCGTCACGCTGCCCAGCAGCCGATTACGGGCGTTGTCTTTATCCTGCGTGTCGATGGTGTACTGCGGGTTGTTGATGTCGCCAAACGCGCCTTTGCCCTGCGTGGTGCTGTAGGTGCCGTCGGCGTTCATTACGGGCAGGCCGGGGTGAAACCGGATCGCGCTCCAGAGCAGCCCGTCCTGCGCCGAAAGTGTATTCGGCGCATTGTCGTGGGTGTTGGTAAACTGAAGGTTCTGCCCGATTTTGAGCCGTTCAGTGATCTTGTGATCGGAGTTAATGCGGAACGTGTAGCGTTTGTAGTACGAGTTGCCGATGATGCCCATTTCATTGTAATACCCGCCCGAAATGGCAAACGATGAGTATTTGCCACCCCCGCGCAGGGCTACGTCGAGGTTTTGCGTCGTGCCCTGCCGCAGAATCTGATCCTGCCAGTTGGTTTGCTGGGTCTGGTATTGTGCATCCTGCCAGATCGATGGAACCGTCAGTGCGTCGTTGGTATACGCTTCTCGTTTGATCGCTGCCAGTGTGGGCGCGTCGAGTACGGGTAGTGTTTTGATGCGGTTTGATACGCCTGTGTAGCCGTTGACGGTGAACCGAAGTTTATCGTCGAACCGGCCGCGTTTGGTCGTGATCAGGACAACACCGTTGGCGGCCCGCGTCCCGTAGATCGCGG
This genomic window contains:
- a CDS encoding SusC/RagA family TonB-linked outer membrane protein, with amino-acid sequence MMNDLPAYRPLATGLLLTLLGCQLLNAQHTDSQLLATTRQSQSVYHTKTTRSTRDALAELERRYGVTIGYAATTLDNRPTPSDEWMQAKDLKTALNCLLTPQNLIVKQVKKGVFIVKSVKQAGLETLSSAPTPISFQSELTNAGQAVAVTVRGRVTGEDGQGIPGVSILLKGTNTGTVTNTDGDYSLTVPDANGTLVFSFIGYTTQEVPVSNRASINVTLKNDIQQLGEVVVVGYGTQEKKDVTGAISAVKGADIQNLPSGGAQQALQGRAAGVNVVRNGGAPGNAGSIRIRGLGTVNNADPLIVIDGVPAGSMNDVNPNDIESIDVLKDASASAIYGTRAANGVVLITTKRGRFDDKLRFTVNGYTGVSNRIKTLPVLDAPTLAAIKREAYTNDALTVPSIWQDAQYQTQQTNWQDQILRQGTTQNLDVALRGGGKYSSFAISGGYYNEMGIIGNSYYKRYTFRINSDHKITERLKIGQNLQFTNTHDNAPNTLSAQDGLLWSAIRFHPGLPVMNADGTYSTTQGKGAFGDINNPQYTIDTQDKDNARNRLLGSVTGEFEIVKGLKARANLALDATFTNTREFGVKIIDQYRTNQYNQLTLTNDKYWAFLQEYFLSYDKSFGQHTVGLVGGYTSQTFNDLYSGTRGREFASEDADLRYMRYAGSIVAIGNGQDGGRSYDALQSVFGRGTYAYKDRYLLTATFRADGSSKFAPGNKWGYFPAFSLGWRISDEPFFKNALSTVSNLKLTGGWGQLGNQNISSLQYLALINSNYRYSFGDQNTSGSAQGRLANANIGWETAEMSNFGLDAGFLQNRIQASINYFIKDTKNMLLSPPSLGTLGRASIPDQNVGQLRNQGLELELSYQQKVGDLTLSVSGNATFIKNRITKLLTPGSFLGSQTYGRTDQEITRSYEGYAYGTFYGWRTNGLYQTQGEIDADPALANDPRRAQGLIHPGDVRFQDLNGDGVIDNNDRTILGSPQPKVTYGLNTGLTYKGFDLTLFFLGQGGVDIYNADRMQGLDASYSFNLYANEANRWTGPNTSNSIPRVSINNSNRNFRTSDLFIERGDFLRLKNLTLGYTLPKPLMSRLGLLQARVYVTGQNVFTFTKYSGLNPELGFADGDRSQGQYAQQNVDYAQYPQARTFTLGATLAF